In Antennarius striatus isolate MH-2024 chromosome 8, ASM4005453v1, whole genome shotgun sequence, a single window of DNA contains:
- the fgg gene encoding fibrinogen gamma chain, with product MTPSLFATAGGLLLLFSISSAQIRGDNIVRTCTQNDGFGQYCPTTCGVADYMLRYMPNVNKDLDDLQHELETIANWTQGTEETVVHMKESVTSAQKSSIDSHYKSSTSMLDDILRFEKTIVEQEQQIFELQTLISSNERRMADLKQLSIELQQKCTESCKDTVEIQTITGTDCQDVAAKGATVSGLYYIRPAKATQQFLVYCEIDSFGRGFTVLQRRRDGSVDFKKDWIQYKEGFGYLSPDDSTEFWLGNEKMHLLTTSSSLPTVLRIELVDWEGNKRYADYNMFRVGSEDDKYRLTYGYYFGGDAGDAFDGFDFGDDPSDKHYTSHNGIWFSTFDRDNDKYDGNCALQDGSGWWMNRCHAAHLNGKYYLNGRYTEKDAGEFGYDNGIIWVTWHDRWYSLKETTMKIIPLSRITAGGQQTGVKQFGGLEN from the exons ATGACTCCATCACTTTTTGCCACCGCCGGTGGACTTCTGTTACTTTTCTCCATCTCATCAGCG caaaTCAGAGGTGACAATATTGTGAGAACATGCACCCAAAATGATGGATTT GGCCAGTATTGTCCCACTACATGCGGAGTAGCTGATTATATGCTGAGGTATATGCCGAATGTGAACAAGGATTTGGATGATTTGCAACATGAACTTGAAACGATTGCCAACTGGACCCAGGGGACGGAAGAAACAGTCGTCCACATGAAAGAGTCCGTTACTTCAGCTCAGAAGAGTTCCATAG ATTCGCACTACAAAAGCTCAACAAGCATGCTGGACGATATCCTTCGGTTTGAAAAGACCATCGTTGAACAGGAACAACAGATTTT CGAACTTCAGACTTTAATCTCCAGCAACGAGAGGAGAATGGCAGATTTAAAACAACTCTCCATTGAGCTGCAGCAGAAATGTACTGAATCCTGCAAAGACACCGTGGAGATCCAGACCATCACAggaacag ATTGTCAGGACGTTGCAGCTAAGGGCGCCACCGTCAGCGGTCTTTACTACATCAGGCCAGCGAAGGCCACGCAGCAGTTCCTGGTCTACTGTGAGATCGACAGCTTTGGACGTGGCTTCACGGTCCTTCAGAGG AGACGCGATGGCAGCGTGGACTTCAAGAAGGACTGGATCCAGTACAAGGAGGGCTTTGGTTACCTCTCACCAGACGACTCCACAGAGTTCTGGCTCGGTAATGAGAAGatgcacctcctgaccaccagTTCCAGCCTCCCGACGGTTCTGAGGATAGagctggtggactgggagggcAACAAGAG ATACGCCGACTACAACATGTTCAGAGTGGGATCAGAGGACGACAAGTACCGTCTGACATACGGTTACTACTTCGGCGGTGATGCCGGAGATGCTTTCGATGGCTTTGACTTCGGAGACGATCCCAGCGACAAGCACTACACGTCTCACAACGGCATCTGGTTCAGCACTTTTGACAGGGACAACGACAAGTACGACGGCAACTGCGCTCTGCAGGACGGCTCTGGCTGGTGGATGAATAGATGCCACGCTGCACATTTGAACGGCAAATACTATCTGA ATGGAAGGTACACAGAAAAGGATGCAGGTGAATTTGGTTATGACAATGGCATTATTTGGGTCACATGGCACGACCGCTGGTACTCCCTGAAAGAGACCACCATGAAGATCATTCCCCTCAGTCGCATCACGGCAGGCGGACAGCAGACTGGTGTCAAACAGTTTGGAGGACTCGAAAACTAA
- the plrg1 gene encoding pleiotropic regulator 1, with the protein MTEDVQKHSVHTLVFRSLKRTHDMFVSDHAKSVAQDDESFKVKMGVKLKTEYGAVLHMPVLKECKDRVSQHPALMQSQQSYTQPGDDPEYMITGTHPYPSGPGVALTAETKLHRNPSEAGVHSVALALPPSQARQDASRTAASVVDIHRHVGGAERSGALSLMEGGGTRNSLVRKAPTMPKPQWHPPWKLFRVISGHLGWVRSIAVEPGNQWFVTGSADRTIKIWDLASGKLKLSLTGHISTVRGVAVSNRSPYLFSCGEDKQVKCWDLEYNKVIRHYHGHLSAVYDVDLHPTIDVLVTCSRDSTARVWDIRTKANVHTLTGHTNTVATVRCQAAEPQIITGSHDSTIRLWDLIAGKTRATLTNHKKSVRSVVLHPTQYTFASGSADNIKQWMFPDGNFIQNLSGHNAIINTLAVNSDGVLVSGADNGTIHLWDWRTGYNFQRIHAAVQPGSLDSESGIFACMFDHSESRLITAEADKTIKVYKEDDSATEESHPVNWKPEILKRKRY; encoded by the exons ATGACTGAG GATGTCCAGAAACACTCGGTCCACACTCTGGTCTTCAGGTCCCTCAAAAGGACGCATGACATGTTTGTGTCGGACCATGCCAAGTCCGTCGCACAAGATGACGAAAG CTTCAAGGTAAAGATGGGTGTGAAGCTGAAGACTGAGTACGGTGCTGTTTTGCACATGCCCGTCCTAAAGGAATGCAAAGACAGAGTCTCTCAGCATCCTGCCCTCATGCAGAGCCAGCAGAGCTACACACAGCCCG GAGATGACCCAGAATACATGATCACAGGGACACACCCTTACCCCTCCGGTCCTG GAGTAGCTCTGACGGCCGAAACGAAGCTGCACAGGAATCCAAGCGAAGCAGGAGTCCACTCCGTGGCGCTGGCTTTACCGCCCTCACAAGCCAG GCAGGATGCCAGCCGCACGGCCGCCAGCGTCGTCGACATCCATCGTCATGTAGGAGGGGCAGAGCGGTCCGGTGCTCTG tcacTCATGGAGGGAGGCGGCACCAGAAATTCACTTGTGCGGAAAGCACCAACAATGCCCAAACCGCAGTGGCACCCCCCGTGGAAATTATTTCGG GTCATCAGTGGTCACCTGGGCTGGGTGAGGTCCATTGCTGTGGAGCCTGGGAATCAGTGGTTTGTGACGGGGTCTGCTGACAGAACAATAAAG ATCTGGGATCTAGCCAGTGGGAAACTGAAGCTCTCCCTGACCGGACACATCAGCACGGTGCGCGGTGTGGCGGTTAGCAATCGCAGCCCCTACCTGTTCTCCTGTGGAGAAGACAAGCAAGTCAAGTGTTGGGATCTGGAGTACAACAAG GTGATCAGGCATTACCACGGACACCTTAGTGCTGTGTATGATGTGGACCTACATCCAACTATCGACGTGTTGGTGACGTGCAGCCGAGACTCCACAGCGAGG GTGTGGGACATCAGGACGAAAGCTAACGTCCACACGCTAACAGGTCACACCAACACCGTGGCCACCGTCAGGTGTCAGGCTGCAGAACCGCAGATCATCACTG GAAGCCACGATTCGACCATCAGACTGTGGGACTTGATTGCTGGAAAAACCAGAGCTACTCTGACCAATCACAAGAAGTCTGTCCGAAGTGTCGTCCTGCACCCCACACA ATACACCTTCGCTTCCGGTTCCGCCGACAACATCAAGCAGTGGATGTTCCCAGACGGCAACTTCATCCAGAACTTGTCCGGACACAACGCCATCATCAACACTCTGGCTGTCAACTCGGACGGCGTGCTGGTGTCTGGAG CCGACAACGGAACCATCCACTTGTGGGATTGGAGGACGGGCTACAACTTCCAGCGGATCCACGCCGCCGTGCAGCCGGGGTCCCTGGACAGCGAGTCGGGAATCTTCGCCTGCATGTTCGACCACTCAGAGAGCCGACTCATCACCGCCGAGGCCGACAAGACCATTAAAGTTTACAAAGAGGACGACAGCGCC ACGGAAGAAAGCCACCCCGTCAACTGGAAGCCAGAAATCCTCAAGAGAAAAAGATACTaa